A single Caloramator mitchellensis DNA region contains:
- the flgM gene encoding flagellar biosynthesis anti-sigma factor FlgM, which translates to MKVRMDVNNVINVYNSNAKKANSKENVAKKSDTIEISKAGKEIAKFLEIAKTIDVDSKDIEKIKSLIKEGNYKVDEEKLAKSIMDAMKESDK; encoded by the coding sequence ATGAAAGTCAGGATGGATGTAAATAACGTAATTAATGTCTATAATTCAAATGCCAAGAAAGCAAATTCAAAAGAAAATGTGGCAAAGAAATCAGATACAATTGAAATTTCAAAGGCTGGTAAAGAAATAGCAAAGTTTTTGGAAATAGCAAAGACAATAGATGTAGATTCAAAGGATATTGAAAAAATAAAAAGCCTTATTAAAGAAGGCAATTATAAAGTAGATGAAGAAAAATTAGCAAAAAGCATCATGGATGCTATGAAGGAAAGTGATAAATAA
- a CDS encoding chemotaxis protein CheC yields the protein MDINLTDIQLDALREIGNIGAGNAATALSQMINKKVDMTVPQVDILTFDEMINRIGSEDDLVIAVMLKVFGDAPGNILFVLNEESAEKLSKILLTGYEAVSEEIYFSLYQEIGNILGNSYLNSLAMFTGINLVSSVPAVAYDMLAAILSSTFIDAEQYSDYILAIDTKFVEDDNEPGGNFFFIPKPGSLQTILNKLGL from the coding sequence GTGGACATAAATTTAACAGATATACAATTAGATGCCCTTAGAGAAATAGGCAATATAGGTGCTGGAAATGCAGCCACTGCACTTTCACAGATGATAAACAAAAAGGTCGATATGACGGTTCCTCAAGTTGACATATTGACCTTTGATGAAATGATTAATAGAATAGGTAGTGAAGACGATTTAGTAATAGCTGTTATGTTGAAAGTTTTTGGTGATGCTCCAGGTAATATACTGTTTGTGCTAAATGAAGAGAGTGCAGAAAAACTTTCCAAGATATTATTAACAGGATATGAAGCTGTAAGTGAAGAAATATATTTTTCATTATATCAGGAAATTGGGAACATACTAGGCAATTCATATTTAAATTCACTTGCGATGTTTACAGGAATAAATCTTGTAAGTTCTGTTCCTGCTGTTGCATACGATATGCTCGCTGCAATATTAAGCTCAACTTTTATCGATGCTGAGCAATACAGCGACTATATATTAGCCATAGATACAAAGTTTGTTGAAGATGATAATGAACCTGGAGGTAATTTTTTCTTTATTCCAAAACCAGGTTCACTTCAAACAATATTAAATAAATTGGGTTTATAA
- the fliM gene encoding flagellar motor switch protein FliM, whose amino-acid sequence MGEVLSQSEIDALLSALTSGELQIDEPSIEEKQKVKKYDFKRPNKFSKDHIRTLEMVHDNFGRISANYLTANLRTSVQIKVISTEQITFEEFIHSIPNPTILMTFYLEPFPGIFMFETGPSFVFEVIDLLFGGSGKGHIKTRDFTEIEKNIVKKINTTLLENLKLAWEDIIHVEFKFDNLETNPVLNQVMAPNEPVCLITFSVQIGNSQSYMNMCIPYISIEKYIDKFVVQYKSTTADVNDANEQNQVRKNILPVTTQCYVELGKTNITIEEFLNLSVGDVVKLDKNTKEPLDFYVEDRLHFKVYPGIIGKKLGVQVYEIIGKDVEDDA is encoded by the coding sequence ATGGGTGAAGTTTTATCACAGAGCGAGATAGATGCCCTCCTATCAGCTTTAACTTCAGGCGAACTACAGATTGATGAACCTTCAATAGAAGAAAAGCAGAAGGTTAAAAAATATGATTTTAAGCGTCCAAATAAATTTTCAAAGGACCACATTAGGACACTTGAAATGGTTCATGATAATTTTGGCAGAATTTCTGCCAATTATTTAACGGCAAATTTAAGAACCTCTGTTCAGATAAAAGTTATTTCAACTGAACAAATTACTTTTGAGGAGTTTATTCATTCGATTCCTAACCCTACAATACTAATGACATTTTATCTTGAACCATTTCCGGGTATCTTTATGTTTGAAACTGGGCCTTCCTTTGTATTTGAAGTTATTGATTTATTGTTTGGAGGTTCAGGTAAGGGTCACATTAAAACAAGAGACTTCACAGAAATAGAAAAAAATATTGTGAAGAAAATAAACACCACTTTACTTGAAAATCTTAAATTGGCATGGGAAGACATTATTCATGTAGAATTTAAGTTTGACAATCTAGAAACAAATCCAGTTCTAAATCAGGTAATGGCCCCAAATGAGCCAGTTTGCTTAATTACTTTTTCTGTTCAAATTGGAAATAGTCAAAGTTACATGAATATGTGTATTCCATATATCTCTATCGAAAAGTATATAGATAAATTTGTTGTTCAGTATAAGAGCACAACAGCAGATGTTAATGACGCTAATGAACAAAATCAGGTTAGAAAAAATATATTACCAGTTACTACTCAATGCTATGTTGAACTTGGAAAAACTAATATCACCATCGAAGAGTTTTTAAATTTATCAGTTGGTGATGTAGTAAAACTTGACAAAAATACTAAGGAACCTCTTGATTTTTACGTTGAAGATAGGTTGCATTTTAAGGTTTATCCAGGAATAATAGGGAAAAAATTAGGGGTTCAGGTCTATGAAATTATAGGTAAGGATGTGGAAGACGATGCATGA
- the flgK gene encoding flagellar hook-associated protein FlgK — MSGLFNTFNIARRGMFAQQTALNVVSHNVSNANTEGYSVQRANLKTSEPFGMPSLTTAAEPGQIGTGVEVGSITRSRDEFLDYYVRKETSTLKNYESREQFLSEIEAIFTEPSDTGLATLMTRFWDSLQGLATNPESSTARTLVASNGDALASGIRHNYTQLEDLEANISDLIQNQVFEVGSLFTQIKDLNEQIKAVVVGGKIPNDLLDRRDLLLDKLSERFGFDIEKTGYMGVKIKAKMADGTYKDVLTDLTVNNGLAYVNDIELTAKDKNGNDVTIKKKDIPVTLSELPSSIKVIVYIDGDINKPQTKDVSISSVDDLKKYFNVETAKDANGNDVYVVKNIMPHTVFYDAAQLKQGTLSITPADFNNGSLKGLDSLSFEINDYKTQLNNLAKAIAISVNTIHSNSSDLSVGVNFFDISAETSDQAAKVLSINSDILKDPQKINAGKYLNGHANYSAGNGDRAILLGQLRNTRMELLKINSREDFLKNVFFDDLGNPISSTTPSGTNLADSNFAKLVSNNSGTTLDNYFKSTIAQLGVSNQEAKRMVTNQEALLDQLIVRRESVSGVSLDEEMTNMMQFQRAYEANAKMISVIDQLLDVVVNGLVRR; from the coding sequence ATGAGCGGACTTTTTAATACTTTTAATATAGCAAGGCGTGGAATGTTTGCACAGCAAACTGCTTTAAATGTTGTTTCACATAATGTATCAAATGCTAATACAGAAGGTTATTCGGTGCAAAGGGCTAATCTAAAGACAAGTGAGCCTTTTGGTATGCCCTCATTAACAACAGCTGCTGAGCCTGGCCAAATTGGAACTGGAGTTGAGGTTGGAAGTATAACCCGTTCGAGGGATGAATTCCTTGACTACTATGTTAGAAAGGAAACATCCACTTTAAAAAACTATGAATCAAGGGAACAATTTTTATCCGAAATAGAAGCAATATTCACTGAACCTTCAGATACAGGCCTTGCAACTTTGATGACTCGTTTTTGGGACTCATTGCAGGGGTTAGCTACTAACCCTGAAAGTTCTACTGCAAGAACTTTAGTTGCAAGCAATGGCGATGCCCTTGCATCTGGCATAAGACATAACTATACACAGCTTGAGGATTTAGAGGCAAATATTTCAGACCTTATACAAAATCAGGTATTTGAAGTAGGAAGTTTGTTTACACAAATAAAGGATTTAAACGAGCAGATAAAGGCAGTAGTTGTAGGAGGAAAAATACCAAACGACCTATTAGACAGAAGAGATTTGCTGCTTGATAAGCTATCCGAAAGATTTGGTTTTGATATTGAAAAAACAGGCTATATGGGCGTTAAAATAAAGGCTAAAATGGCAGATGGGACATATAAGGATGTATTAACTGATCTTACAGTTAACAATGGACTAGCATATGTCAATGATATAGAGTTAACTGCAAAGGATAAGAATGGCAATGATGTTACCATTAAGAAGAAGGATATTCCTGTTACATTAAGTGAACTTCCATCAAGTATAAAGGTTATTGTTTATATCGATGGTGACATAAACAAACCCCAGACTAAAGATGTGAGTATAAGCTCAGTCGATGATTTGAAAAAATATTTTAACGTTGAAACGGCAAAGGATGCAAATGGAAATGATGTTTATGTAGTTAAAAATATAATGCCTCATACTGTATTTTACGATGCAGCACAATTAAAGCAAGGAACACTCTCAATTACACCTGCAGATTTCAATAATGGAAGTTTGAAGGGACTTGACTCATTAAGCTTTGAGATTAATGACTACAAAACTCAGCTAAATAATCTTGCAAAGGCTATTGCTATATCGGTTAACACCATCCATTCAAATTCATCGGATTTGAGCGTTGGCGTAAACTTCTTTGATATATCAGCAGAAACATCTGACCAAGCGGCAAAAGTTCTTTCTATCAATAGTGATATACTAAAAGACCCACAAAAGATAAACGCTGGAAAATATTTAAATGGGCATGCGAATTATTCAGCTGGCAATGGTGACAGAGCCATTCTTTTAGGACAATTGAGAAATACAAGAATGGAACTTTTAAAGATAAATTCACGTGAAGATTTTTTGAAGAATGTTTTCTTTGATGACTTAGGAAATCCGATAAGTTCAACTACACCAAGTGGAACAAATCTTGCTGATTCAAATTTTGCTAAACTTGTGAGCAACAATTCAGGAACAACTCTTGATAATTATTTTAAATCAACGATAGCTCAGCTAGGCGTTTCGAATCAAGAGGCAAAAAGAATGGTTACAAACCAGGAGGCGCTATTGGATCAATTAATTGTAAGACGTGAATCAGTATCAGGGGTGTCATTGGATGAAGAGATGACAAATATGATGCAATTCCAAAGGGCATATGAGGCAAATGCAAAGATGATTAGCGTAATCGACCAGCTTCTCGATGTCGTTGTTAATGGTCTTGTTAGAAGGTAG
- the flgL gene encoding flagellar hook-associated protein FlgL has translation MRITNKVLVRDFLGNLRVNLEEMKKYQDQLSSGHEVRKPSDDPFKVARTMELKASIAANERYKNNIQEASDWLNTADSALGQIGEALQTIREKTIQGGNGAYTQDERLAIAKHIQQLKEQIMEIGNTAYDGRYIFGGDKTNIPPFKNDNKKIIYVGSKEGLNKELSPGVIMDISVKGSDFANDPATNAEGGIFETLSKIVDKLNNNDNPADLLGELDTHMNNILRIRAEVGAKQKRTEDMLSKNEDETFNMTQLLAKTYDIDIAKKVMEYKVMENIYTASLQTGAKILQPSLLDFLR, from the coding sequence ATGAGAATTACAAACAAGGTATTAGTAAGAGACTTTTTGGGCAATCTAAGAGTAAATCTTGAAGAAATGAAAAAGTATCAGGACCAGCTATCCTCAGGTCACGAAGTAAGAAAACCTTCGGATGACCCATTCAAGGTAGCAAGAACTATGGAACTTAAAGCATCAATAGCTGCAAATGAAAGATACAAAAACAATATACAGGAGGCAAGCGACTGGTTAAATACAGCTGACTCCGCACTTGGACAGATAGGCGAAGCTCTTCAGACTATAAGGGAAAAAACAATTCAAGGTGGAAACGGCGCTTATACACAAGACGAAAGGCTTGCCATCGCAAAACACATACAGCAGCTCAAGGAACAGATAATGGAAATAGGCAATACAGCCTATGATGGAAGATATATATTTGGTGGAGATAAGACAAATATTCCACCGTTTAAAAATGATAACAAAAAAATAATTTACGTAGGCTCAAAGGAAGGACTTAATAAAGAACTTTCGCCTGGAGTTATTATGGATATTTCAGTAAAAGGTAGTGATTTTGCAAATGACCCTGCAACTAATGCAGAAGGTGGCATTTTTGAAACTTTAAGCAAGATAGTTGATAAATTAAATAACAACGATAACCCAGCTGACCTTTTAGGAGAACTGGATACCCATATGAACAATATATTAAGAATAAGAGCAGAAGTTGGAGCAAAGCAAAAGAGAACCGAAGATATGCTCTCTAAAAATGAAGATGAAACATTCAACATGACTCAGCTTCTTGCAAAGACATACGATATAGACATAGCTAAAAAGGTAATGGAATATAAAGTAATGGAAAATATTTATACTGCATCGCTTCAAACCGGTGCAAAAATATTGCAACCAAGCTTATTAGACTTTTTAAGATAG
- a CDS encoding flagellar protein FlgN: MDVKELIFKFIELFTRLILLLDREKEALKKDNAEEVAALLNEKREIALEISQLENKRKELLNEKKIDELVLEGIISSEIAKEFIEKANIVKEKNETNMILTKQSLGYIHLMTNLLSPQKNVTYKQSGTLDANTSSNIFNATV; encoded by the coding sequence ATGGACGTGAAGGAATTGATATTTAAATTTATAGAACTTTTTACAAGGCTTATATTGCTATTAGATAGGGAAAAAGAAGCGTTGAAAAAGGATAATGCTGAAGAAGTGGCAGCTCTTTTAAACGAAAAAAGGGAAATTGCCTTAGAAATTTCCCAGCTTGAAAATAAACGAAAAGAACTTTTAAATGAAAAGAAGATTGATGAGTTGGTTTTAGAGGGAATTATTTCAAGTGAAATTGCAAAAGAATTTATTGAAAAGGCAAATATCGTTAAAGAAAAAAACGAAACCAACATGATTCTTACAAAGCAGTCATTAGGTTATATTCATCTAATGACAAATTTATTGTCTCCACAGAAGAATGTCACATATAAGCAATCAGGCACATTAGATGCAAACACATCTTCTAACATTTTTAATGCGACCGTGTAG
- the csrA gene encoding carbon storage regulator CsrA: MLILTRKEGESILVGEGIEIKVIEISGNTIKLGIEAPKNVKVIRKELILEVKEENIESLKNIELVLKKIK, translated from the coding sequence ATGTTAATTCTAACAAGAAAAGAAGGGGAATCAATTTTAGTTGGAGAGGGCATTGAGATTAAGGTTATTGAAATTTCAGGTAACACAATAAAGCTCGGCATAGAAGCTCCTAAAAATGTAAAGGTAATAAGAAAAGAATTAATTCTTGAAGTTAAAGAAGAAAATATCGAATCATTAAAAAATATTGAGTTAGTTCTTAAGAAAATAAAATGA
- the fliY gene encoding flagellar motor switch phosphatase FliY: MHDGGILSQAEIDALLRGVGNSEPQEDLTEEEKDLLGEIGNISMGSASTALSTIIGRIVNITTPRVSVTTLNQMKAQFSVPLMALEVEYIEGLKGSNLFLVKITDASIIADIMMGGTGANVRTELTEIEISAVQEAMNQMIGSSATSLSTMLNFPINITPPVAKLWGSGVDKISDLINEDEKIVKISFRLTIEELLDSEIMLLLPIKTAKAIISKMSGGPDLFENELEVKQEAAYEKNEAKKDITERVEHKVIEQRIETKVEPPKEQVNVSKATFAELKPVSHHEKQNIDLILDVPLEISVVLGRTKKTIKEILELGQGSLIELDKLTEEPVEILVNGKRVAYGEVVVIDENFGVRITSIISNIEKVKSLQG, encoded by the coding sequence ATGCATGATGGAGGAATACTTTCACAAGCAGAAATAGATGCTCTTTTAAGGGGTGTTGGCAATAGTGAGCCGCAGGAGGACTTAACAGAAGAGGAAAAAGATTTATTAGGTGAGATAGGCAATATTTCAATGGGCTCTGCTTCAACCGCACTTTCAACTATAATAGGCAGAATTGTTAATATAACTACTCCAAGAGTTTCTGTTACTACTCTAAATCAAATGAAGGCTCAGTTTTCTGTTCCACTTATGGCGCTTGAAGTGGAATATATTGAAGGACTTAAAGGGTCGAATCTATTCCTTGTAAAAATTACAGATGCGTCAATAATTGCAGATATAATGATGGGTGGGACTGGAGCTAATGTTAGAACTGAGCTTACTGAAATAGAAATTAGTGCGGTTCAGGAAGCTATGAATCAAATGATAGGTTCTTCCGCAACATCTCTTTCAACTATGTTAAATTTCCCGATAAATATAACTCCACCAGTGGCAAAATTATGGGGTTCTGGTGTAGATAAAATATCGGATTTGATAAATGAAGATGAAAAAATAGTTAAAATATCCTTTAGATTAACTATAGAAGAGCTATTAGATAGTGAAATAATGCTATTGCTTCCGATTAAAACGGCAAAGGCAATAATCAGCAAAATGTCTGGAGGGCCAGACCTTTTTGAAAATGAATTAGAAGTAAAACAGGAAGCAGCCTACGAAAAAAACGAAGCAAAAAAGGACATAACTGAAAGAGTAGAGCATAAAGTTATAGAGCAAAGAATTGAAACTAAGGTTGAACCTCCAAAGGAACAAGTTAACGTTTCAAAGGCTACCTTTGCAGAATTAAAGCCTGTTTCTCATCACGAGAAGCAAAATATAGATTTAATTCTCGATGTTCCACTTGAAATCTCTGTTGTTTTAGGAAGAACTAAAAAGACGATTAAAGAAATACTTGAACTTGGACAGGGTTCCCTTATTGAACTGGATAAATTAACCGAAGAGCCAGTTGAGATACTTGTAAACGGAAAGCGTGTAGCTTATGGAGAAGTAGTTGTTATAGATGAAAACTTTGGAGTCAGAATAACAAGCATTATAAGCAATATAGAAAAAGTAAAAAGCCTTCAGGGATAA
- the fliW gene encoding flagellar assembly protein FliW yields the protein MMIDTKFFGEIEIDENKILTFEKGIPGLEEYKKYAVIDVENSKLLCLQSIEEKNIALLVIFPWDYVEDYEIELSDEEIQELELNTHEDVIVYNVITVRENKITANLLAPIVVNVKNNKAKQIILNDKKYSIRQEIKC from the coding sequence ATGATGATTGATACAAAATTTTTCGGTGAAATAGAAATTGATGAAAATAAAATTCTTACATTTGAAAAGGGAATCCCAGGACTTGAGGAATACAAAAAGTATGCGGTAATTGACGTAGAAAACAGCAAACTATTGTGCCTGCAGAGCATAGAGGAGAAAAATATTGCCCTTTTAGTAATTTTCCCCTGGGATTATGTTGAAGATTATGAAATAGAGCTTTCGGATGAAGAAATACAGGAGCTTGAACTTAACACTCACGAAGATGTCATAGTTTATAACGTAATAACCGTAAGGGAAAACAAGATAACCGCAAATCTCCTTGCCCCAATAGTTGTCAATGTTAAAAATAACAAAGCAAAGCAGATTATATTAAACGATAAAAAATACAGTATAAGGCAGGAGATAAAATGTTAA
- a CDS encoding chemotaxis protein CheW, which translates to MQVVIFNIGDEKFALDTNLVHGIEKVMTITKIPTAPYYVKGLVNLRGNIVTILDLKKILNVFSYTDNEENIIIVEINEEKVGFMVDRVEEVIEVEMDSIERPVDNQEFIRGIINLNNNIITLLEGETLIVR; encoded by the coding sequence ATGCAAGTTGTAATATTTAATATAGGCGATGAAAAGTTCGCTTTAGATACTAACCTTGTTCATGGTATAGAAAAGGTTATGACAATAACTAAAATTCCTACAGCGCCATATTATGTGAAGGGATTAGTTAATCTGCGTGGAAACATTGTTACCATTTTGGACTTAAAAAAAATATTGAATGTATTTTCATATACTGATAATGAAGAAAATATAATAATCGTTGAAATAAATGAAGAAAAAGTTGGATTTATGGTGGATAGAGTTGAAGAGGTAATTGAAGTTGAGATGGATTCAATTGAAAGGCCAGTTGATAATCAAGAATTTATAAGAGGAATAATAAATCTTAACAATAATATAATAACTTTATTGGAGGGAGAAACCCTAATTGTTAGATAA
- the fliD gene encoding flagellar filament capping protein FliD, whose protein sequence is MSNTLRITGLATGLDVDTMVKQLMQGEKAKVDKVKQDRQLIQWTQDLYRDIINDLTSFKNTYFDVLKSDKFILSANNLSGFDATSVDSASSTATPTATATAGAGAQAGIYSVVVNKIAKAATIEGGQINNNNVGTVTITDGYITNSEWSSKTIRFNVDGADFDITLSDFASNHTINDLVNDINSKINSNTSLKGKISVTVDGSDKIKFNVLGSNQVKISSTETDATFSGIEKDKVLVPNKNTKLSDLKGFTTDATFTFTLSYNGTSKDIIALGTDTIESLMTKINTATSGGAIAKYSELTGRFTVQTANTGANTSLSINTNLTFLGINTTTQYGQDSEVKITPPGGTEVTITKSTNTFTVDGITYSLQSADTNRTTKITVTSNPQKVFDKIKEFVDKYNEIIDKVNKKLSEKRVYDYKPLTDDQKKDMKEDEIKKWEDKAKEGLLKGDSILQNMVSNLRSAFYEAVEGAGVSLNEIGLSTSSDYTQKGKIIIDETKLKAAIQNNGEQVIKLFTKTSSIAYDSSKTYQGRTDRNKEEGIFQRIKDILDDNIRTTRNSFGKKGALLEKAGIKGDLTEFNNILYKQLQDKDKLISELNRKLADREDKYYRDFAKLESAMQKLNEQSTWLSTQLSSMGS, encoded by the coding sequence ATGTCTAACACTCTAAGAATAACAGGACTTGCAACAGGCCTTGACGTAGATACTATGGTTAAGCAGCTAATGCAGGGTGAAAAGGCAAAGGTGGACAAGGTTAAGCAGGATAGGCAATTAATCCAGTGGACACAGGATTTATATAGAGATATAATCAACGACTTGACATCCTTTAAAAACACATATTTTGACGTTCTTAAATCGGACAAGTTTATTTTATCTGCAAACAACCTTTCAGGTTTTGATGCAACAAGCGTTGACAGTGCATCTTCAACGGCAACCCCTACTGCAACTGCAACTGCAGGTGCAGGTGCCCAGGCAGGAATTTACAGCGTTGTGGTAAACAAAATTGCCAAGGCTGCTACAATTGAAGGCGGACAGATAAACAATAATAATGTTGGAACAGTTACTATTACTGATGGTTATATAACAAATTCAGAATGGTCTTCAAAGACAATAAGATTTAATGTAGATGGAGCGGATTTTGATATTACCCTTTCAGATTTTGCATCAAACCATACTATAAATGATTTAGTAAACGATATTAACAGCAAGATAAATTCTAACACAAGTCTAAAGGGCAAAATATCAGTTACAGTAGATGGCTCTGATAAAATAAAGTTTAATGTATTAGGTTCAAACCAAGTTAAGATTAGCTCAACTGAAACGGATGCAACTTTTAGTGGTATAGAAAAAGATAAAGTTTTAGTTCCAAATAAAAATACTAAACTATCAGACTTAAAAGGATTTACAACAGATGCAACTTTTACATTTACATTGAGCTATAATGGGACTTCTAAGGATATAATAGCACTTGGAACAGATACTATTGAAAGTTTAATGACTAAAATTAATACTGCAACTTCTGGTGGGGCAATTGCAAAGTATTCAGAACTTACAGGAAGATTTACAGTCCAAACAGCTAATACCGGCGCAAATACCAGTCTTTCAATTAATACCAATTTAACATTCCTTGGCATAAACACAACTACACAGTATGGCCAAGATTCTGAAGTTAAAATTACTCCACCTGGAGGAACTGAGGTAACAATAACTAAATCTACCAACACTTTTACAGTAGATGGCATTACCTATTCACTTCAGTCAGCTGACACAAATAGAACTACTAAAATAACAGTAACGTCAAATCCGCAGAAGGTTTTTGATAAAATTAAGGAATTCGTAGACAAGTATAATGAAATAATAGACAAAGTGAATAAAAAACTTTCAGAAAAAAGGGTATATGACTATAAGCCATTAACTGATGACCAAAAGAAAGACATGAAGGAAGATGAAATAAAAAAGTGGGAAGACAAAGCAAAGGAAGGTCTTTTAAAGGGAGACAGCATACTTCAGAATATGGTATCTAATTTGAGAAGCGCATTCTATGAAGCTGTTGAGGGTGCTGGAGTTTCATTAAACGAAATTGGTCTTTCAACATCCAGCGACTATACCCAAAAAGGGAAAATAATAATCGATGAAACAAAACTAAAGGCTGCTATCCAAAACAATGGAGAACAAGTGATTAAATTGTTTACGAAGACTTCTTCAATTGCCTATGATTCAAGTAAAACCTATCAGGGAAGGACCGACAGAAACAAAGAAGAAGGTATTTTCCAGAGAATAAAGGATATACTTGATGATAACATAAGAACAACCAGAAATAGCTTTGGCAAAAAAGGAGCACTACTTGAAAAGGCCGGCATCAAAGGTGATTTAACCGAATTTAACAATATTTTATACAAACAACTTCAAGATAAAGATAAATTAATCTCTGAACTAAATAGAAAACTTGCTGACAGAG
- the cheY gene encoding chemotaxis protein CheY, translating into MPRVLIVDDAAFMRMMLKDILVKNGYEVAGEAPNGLKAVELYKQEKPDVVTMDITMPEMDGIQAVKEIKSFDPNAKIVMCSAMGQQAMVMEAIKSGAKDFIVKPFQPERVLEALKKVLG; encoded by the coding sequence ATGCCAAGAGTTTTAATTGTTGATGATGCGGCTTTTATGAGAATGATGTTAAAGGATATTTTAGTAAAAAACGGCTATGAAGTAGCAGGTGAAGCTCCAAATGGATTAAAGGCAGTTGAACTTTATAAACAAGAAAAACCTGACGTTGTGACGATGGATATAACAATGCCGGAAATGGATGGAATTCAAGCTGTTAAAGAGATAAAGTCATTTGATCCAAATGCTAAAATTGTGATGTGCTCAGCAATGGGACAACAGGCAATGGTTATGGAGGCAATAAAATCAGGAGCTAAGGATTTTATAGTTAAACCTTTCCAACCTGAAAGAGTATTAGAAGCTCTAAAAAAGGTATTAGGATAG